The nucleotide window cctttcaccagctggctcaaatctttgaatagtagacttgagatgcgcgggaacactagcgtcaggtgatcaattttcataatggcaaggaaagttgtatgagtgcgccacaccagatttttatgataatcttcattttctcatttatataatattggaaacggttttccttgacgaaataaaacattcttaaataattcaaaatagctgaaactttacactatttcctccttatttttttattttgtgttcaaattactagtttttcaaaatttaatttaaacgtggaggACTGCGACAaagccccgtttcggaaagccaattttctgactccagctgtttaaagacTAGAACttgctaaatcccgagctcgttAACCGGCCCTTAATGTTCTAGAATATTGTTAGGGATTTTGGTGAGTATAGTGAGTGGTTTGCTGACCTATCGATGATGAGATGGGGCACGTAGCGGCGGGTGAACGCCGTGCCGACGGCCAGCAGACTGTTGGTGCGGCCCTGCGCCGATTTCTCAGAGATTCCGTCGATTGCTTCATACAGCTTCTCCTCGAACAGATCCTCCTGCGATGGCTCGTCCCCCGCCAGTTCATCGCCAAAGTTACCACCTACACAATAAATACATGcataaataattgaccgagccaAGTGAGGTCTAATGATAATACTGACGGTGATGCTCACATAAGCtctaaggccggttacagagctcgaccgaccgtcagtgcgtacgtcagtcgcgcttgtcttttccatagatattccatgtatccgtacagagcaggactgacggcacgcatgcgcacggtcGGAACCATGCGTTTTACACTGCGTACGaagaccatcggtcgagctcgtgcacatccgttccatcggtcaactgacgcgctattgaaacaaatagaagctctcagagctgtactgatcagtagcccgatcgcaacataaccaatgtgctgacacctctgcccgacaatcagctgatattgaattgaatagcataatgaatgaattcaattaatagtgtcatattttaatttagattttttctatacatttcttcaatcatttctatattttttactgaaaaagtcatatattattgatattatctacatttatttgatccgtagcttaaagtgactgcaagtattcccaatggtgatacaagctcgaaataactcatcaaaacttctgatggacattctgaggtagttaaaaaatgtatcttcaccccaagcaatgatatatataatggtactaaattccctttgaaaatctctttgggcgaccatcgggtgaacttgatatctacgtcttttaatgtttcgtttacgaagataaaAAGCTGCAATTGAACAATCTGTAAAagcgtccattttgtgagtcagaaaaactgatgtatggtcaggatggtgcatacgcactgacggtcggtcgagctctgaatgtgtaaaaccgattcatcgatgcgtacggtcaggatggtacatacgcactgacggtcggtcgagttctgtaaccggcctaaggcttgtgcgtgggtaatgagagagagggatgatgatgagagatgacgactacttttggGTAGTCGGTACCGACGGCTTATCGCCTCCTCCGAAATACGGGATTcaaggtctaagatttaagttgACGGTTTTTCATTTATCtctatgtatatatatatatatatatataatatatatatatatatataatatgaattaaaacaggagacacaagacataaatagattgaaaacacttaaaagcTTAcatgtgtctcctgttttaattagactcagtctccgaaaatttccccatttccaatgtaagtttttaagtgttttcaatctatttatgtcttgtgtctcctgttttaatttatattacaaactttaaagtgtcttctgttatgtgctatatgtatatatatatatgtatatatagccTATTCACCTTCATTATATTCTCTTCCAAACTACATGAAACAAAACTTTAAATACAaacttacaatattttaatctaaaatattataatcaatacttAGAATGTGTCATTACACACATGTGTGGATGTTCATTCCTGTCGTATAGTGAGCAGTATAGCAGTTACCTACTCTAATTGCTACAATTGAAATCTTTGTTCTATTCTGTTTTTGCCGCAGTGCTCACTTTCCTTTTCCATTGCCTTCAGGTCTAAACTCGTCGCTCTTCGTTCATAACTCGCCTGTCAAGAGTGAAGGATAGTATTCCAGTGTTGGCTGTGCGAATGTTCAACTGCCTGCCAGACTCAGTCAGGGCAGGGCGCGCCCTCTAAATGTATTCTGGATCACATTGTCGCGGTGGCTCATTGGAAGGAGCTTCTACCAGTTGGAGGATTTCTTTAGTGAGAGCTTTGCTGGACTGTGATACTGCCTAAAGTTtgtgaatattgtttttaattactTGACACGATCAATCCAGAAAAACCTGACCTTGATCACGACATTGGATATTAGCATGGCACAAATTACATGAGACAGTGTCGACATGCCGCATTTGCTTCACTGCAAACGTGAACAAGTACGACTTTTATTAAGTTTTACTACTTTTAAAAACTTTCATCAAGttatagaaaatgaaataatgatgCCGCACCCTCTATCATCATCGATGTTTTGATTACTTTGATTCTACAATTGTTGAGATAATGCATTGTGACATGgcctaaatcctatactattaaacgagcaatttctgtttatatgtttagatatttggatgtttatatgtttgtatttcaccgaacctcgaaaacggctctaacgattctcactaaattcaaaacacagtaggtttataatataaagattcgattgcactaggtctcatccctggaaaacctcgctgaaggacattaaaaggataataaattcatccttggaagaacagatttcgTCGTCTATTGATAACAGAGGAtggtgtgcctgtgtgggagatcagctgtgtaatcattcaaacagcttaccgtatatcgcgagaaatattatctagaaattttaatagactctatcaaaataatctgatttattgacatgacatggtttatcactctaaattagagtatatcataatattcaaagttaataattattttacagttttaagtgattagtgagtgttattttgttattcaatttggtttgtaaacaatctaaattaaaacttttctgtttttaaatattttgactcaaaattggacctggattcaagtgtatgaaacataaactactttttggaccatttatagtgtataaatcaaaattcggggaagaaacagttttgggctgtacctgtttgtccttccccaatcattttgaaaaattgtgcgctgttttatcaataaataaataacgagcgaagctcggtgccccgatattgtggCTTAATTGTATTCATtcgaatacaataatatttctattaccTATGATAgaagcagagaaaactcctataattgtaTTCTCCTATAATTGTATTCTGTGATAGTaggtagggcaaggaaagtgaaaacaCAATTTATCTAATGATTTAGTAGGCCTACTCACCATCATCGTGGATAGTGCTGTCTGATAGGAGACTTATAACACTGGCATTGTCATTCATAGAGTCCTCATCCGAAGTTCCTAAGGCTTCGATACGATTTTTCGATGCAGCGCCTGCAATAAACACAATTTTACATCAATCTAAATTTTTTATCTGAATAAAACTAGgcttatatagtgaggtccacgttataatggcagtgtttgatcagcaatggtattgctatccttatctatcattcaacaaagcggatagcgctatctctttctcgctttgctctgttgccagattattgtttattgtttttgaagtgaCGGAtacaaggatccaaaggttcaaagaaccccacacgtcaaccgaagcttatttttgaatgaaaaagactaaaaaattgttaaaaaccacacatttattgatcaatttatttattatcaataaatctgtggtttttgacaatttcttagtctttttcattcaatatgaataattaccacaataccaacttctcaactacacaaaaagtgaagcttattgtgttcccaagtagtatgttagttaggcaaaccaataccagtgtcctttacaagaaccaggagttttaccccatactaacattccattcatcacctggttgcaatccttgtcgcaatccagtgtgatatgcttggcagtctcttactgattagtcctcgtgacctacgtgagttccactccttgctttctttgtaggtccttccgctgagagaggggacgcctaactgcctctagggcgcccggccacccacgactcagcctcttgacccacatttgtgcctggagtttcacaaatctctggtctcttgggttttttctttttgggTTGGAGGCCTCATTTCtaccaagaagttttgcctaaatggccgcccttctttgagcagtggtgaagtttggtctctccacccacaactcgtgacctacgtgagttccactcctggcctttttgtaagtccttccgctgagagaggggacgccaaactgcctctagggcgcctggccaccctcgactcagcctcttgacccacatttgtgcctggagtttcacccatctctggtctcttggggtttttctttttgcccctccgaaactgccctgatggggcggatcccgtgggtttgaaggcaaggtaACTTCTGGAGTTgtcttgaggtccattttagtcgcctcctacgacaagcatggatggATACTGTGgctgaattctggttttcaacacattcttgagtacgatgatcgactcaaagctccttCAACCCACAGGGGGCCTGTTGCCagatatagtttttttttaacaatgtggaattaataattaacaaaatattttatctaggcctaaatattatgaaaattcattttaaaattattgaaaaatataggttaattcattattttaaactagaatgaacagtttatattacatcaatgaacctgtatcagctaccctccATACTccataaaaggcattgacaagacagagtatcCCATTGTGTCTCCGCGAATTGGaagataaaaaatttaaaaatgtgcTTCGAGATAAACTCCTCAAACTTCCACTCTATTCCTTGAGTGAAGAGGAGATCAGTCGTTTTATTTGTCACTTTGACATGCCATCTCGATAGTTTGTGTAAATTTTATGAACGTtagtatttttgtatttttttgggCTTATGCCCAATCAGTACTGCAGTATGGTATAATAGCCTGGGGAGGAGCCAGAAACATccatctcaataaattattcactatacaaaaatttttaatcaaatcaattactTCCAAACCAAGACGTTACCCCAGCAGTGATCTTTTCAATGAGTTCGAAGTATTAACTGTCAGAAAATTATATACAAAGAATCTTCTCTTatacataataaaaaacaaaaataacttcagaCTTCGAGAGACTATGTATGATTTGAGACCATCTAGCATTACTTTTCAGAATGATCGTACAGTGTTGGACGTGTGCTGTAGGCAGTTTGTCTTTGTAGCTAAAAGACTACTGAATCATATACCTTTTGATTTTGTCAATTTCAGATTAAACAGTAGAACTAGGCATGAATTGGATAAATGTATTGTAGCATTCAAGCtcaatgaaaaactattttgataCAAGTAAAATTCATTTACTATAGATCCTATACTTTCTGTATTGATCAAAGATTATCTCCTTCCAAAGTTATAATAACCTTTTGAAATAACAAATATCAAACTTTTTTGTAACTATTGAATAATGTATTCTTTTGTAGTGAATACCTTTCCctcttattttcaatgtttttttgaaCTGATTCATGAATTAAACTACGTGATTCTCCatttctttttatattgtatataaatttcaatatgctaaataaaagaaaatatgcACAAAACTAAAAGATGCTACAATGCAAGCATATGATAAGTATATGCTCACAGGCCGTATGGAAGACAAGGAACAACATTTGACAATGAAAAAAGCTTATGACCTGGATGTAAAAAACAAAAAGCAActcgaattgaaaatgaaaatacaacagGCAGAAAATAAAACCAAAGTCTTGTGGAGAACGATAAATGAGGAaagaaaaaaatccaaaaatgtCAGAAATGAGAACCTCTACCTAACTGTGCGAGATCAAAAAATTACAGATCCCTATCAAATTGGCGACATCTTGAACGCTGGCTTCATGCAGCCAATAAAAGAACTGAATGGACATAATAATACTCCCAATAATCTGGAATTGACAGAGAATGCTCAAATATTCGACCACTTTGATGCAGTTACTCACACAGAATTAACCAAGATTCTTATGAGACTAAAACCAAACAACTCTTCAGGTCATGACGAAATTACAGGGAAAATTCTAAGGTACTGTGAGGACGAAATTAGAAACCCACTGTTGCACATAGTAAACTCATCATTTGAACAAGCAGTATTTCCACATAGCTTAAAAATAGCCAAGATCTACCCCAAATTCAAAACAGGTGACCATACTGATCCAAAAAACTACAGACCCATAGCAAACCTTCCCATTGTATCCAAGATTATAGAGCGGGCAGCATACAATCAATTGATTTCATATCTGGAGACGAATGGGCTGTTGTCTACGAGCCAGCATGGATTCCGAAAAAATCATAGTACAGCCACAGCGATTTCCAAACTCTGTGATGAGGTGTGTAAGATATGGGAGGATAGAAAATATGCATCAGGACTGTTTGTCGATCTCCGGAAGGCTTTTGATGTACTCGATTGGAACATACTCAAaacaaaactaataaaaatgagaattcaaGGCAGAGCACTCAAGTGGATTGAAGACTACCTCCAACATAGAAAACAATATGTAGAGCTGGATTTCCAAAGACAAAATCAAATAATCACTTTCAAATCAACAGCACGATCAGTCAAAAGAGGAGTACCACAAGGGTCAATCCTGGGACCGCTGCTCTTTCTTATATACATAAATGATCTTCCGGATGAATTACAAGAAAACAAAAAGTGTATCctatttgcagacgacacaacTATACTACTTCCCACAAACAGAAAGGAAAATCGAAACAATATAGTTGAATCAACTCTTATTGAAGCTACCTCGATCTGCAATAGAATGAAACTGgccataaataatgaaaaaacagtACACATGAACTTCACCCCAACAAACCAAACCCAGGATGAACCACAAAACAGTAATATAAAAACAGTGGAAAGCACAAAGTTCCTTGGTGTAATTATCGACAACCATCTGACCTGGAGGCAACACACGGACTATTTGTGTAAAAAACTCTCCTCTGCTACATATGTCATCCGCAGAATCAGAAATATTGCTGATGAGAGGACAGCACTAATCGCATATCACTCATTATTTATGTCACACCTGAGATATGGCATCGTCGCATGGGGATCATCAGCACAGGGAAATCTTGAGAGAATATTAAGGATACAAAAAAGGGCAGTGCGAATCCTACTAAGAGAAAACTACATAGAACACTGTAAACCACTCTTTAAGCAGACAGGTATCCTCACAGTGATCTCAATATACATCCTGGAATCCATCATCCTAGTGGTAAACCAAAGTCCGGCTTTAAGACGAGATAAGCACAGTTATAG belongs to Nilaparvata lugens isolate BPH chromosome 9, ASM1435652v1, whole genome shotgun sequence and includes:
- the LOC120352913 gene encoding uncharacterized protein LOC120352913, whose product is MPKGKRRAKTSGAASKNRIEALGTSDEDSMNDNASVISLLSDSTIHDDGGNFGDELAGDEPSQEDLFEEKLYEAIDGISEKSAQGRTNSLLAVGTAFTRRYVPHLIIDRSANHSLYSPKSLTIF